In Carassius auratus strain Wakin chromosome 48, ASM336829v1, whole genome shotgun sequence, the genomic window CAGAACAGTTCAGCCAACGTTCTGTAACGTGACATCTGAGCCTCGGACTACTATTCCCTTGACTATTGTTTTGCCTCAGCCGACATTTCTGagcatttgattgtttttattggcTTGTCGGTGTACGACCCTGGGTTTTTTACCTTGTTTTGATTCTTTGCTGCCTGCCTATTGTTTCTGACTCATTTACCTGGAGTTTATTCTTGAAtgtttgctgcctgccctgaccttCTACCTGTTTTTTGATTATGACTCTTGTTTTGCCTTGGCCACTGTAATTGCTAGTGACCAACCCTTGCCTTTTTGTATTACTACTATTGATTTTAACAAAGCCACAAATGGATCCAAACTCTGCTGACTCTTCATTACAGCCCCTAAGGGTTATTTTAATGTGAattataatttcttaatttcttaataatttatcgtctttaattaaaacatattataattattgtattatattgtcaCTCCAAGTTTCTGTcaataaaaatgctgtcattaaattgcattaatcattagagaagtttaaaaaagaaaatatcttaAGTGGAGGACCTTTGGTTATTGTTTTGGTCAGTGGGGGGCCATGGACACCCCCCCAGACACTATTCTGAAGGTTACAAGGAGACTACTCAGCTCAAGATTAGCTACAGGCAGATGAGCCTGGAGTTCTGGGCTCACCATCACTGGTCTCCTGGAACTTGTCTCTAACACTCTCAAGTTTCTCCATGGCCTTCATGTTGGGAGCGCTGATTCTCTGCAGGATGCTCTGCTGCTCGTTCAGCCTCTGCTGTAGGGTGTTCATCTCTGCCTTGATCTCTTCTTCTGACAGAGCATCCTATAGAACAGTTTTCATCTGTTTTGATTGTTTTCATAAAGTCACAATGTTTCACCAAATAAAATTACCTTGAGGTCCTCATTCAAGTTGCTGTAGTCGATCTCTATGAGGGCCTCTTTGGCATGCACAGAGCTTGATGCCTTCGGGCTGCTGATCGAATCCTCAACTTGAGAGCTTCCCTATGCAGACAGATCAGTGTGCAGTATGTGTAAATGTGAAGGAACATATCGTCGCTGTCCGATGAAAACCACGTATGTCCATTTTGCCGATTTTGAGATTTTTTGACGGATTGAATGTCCAGGTTCATTTCCATATACAGTATGCTTCACATATCTAAATGGCCAATGAAAAGTTGTGAAATCATGTCATCTGATTTTCACGTATATCCATTTGGTGTCAAAGCTGTCAATCACGCCGCGTATCTCCCGCCCTGTGGAAGCATCTCGCCGGTCTCGTAAAGTTTCATCGAAGctcagcactggatagccgaaTAACACCGTGAggtaaagtaaataaacatagcCTGGTGAGACAATGACTTTCCTTCATCGAGGTAAACGTTTCCCCCCTGACGCCAGACGTACGTCTAGGAGTGACAAAATTACGGTAGGACTGTGCAAACGCAAACAAAGTATCTGTCTAGCATTACCATGTCAGtgttaggggtgtgacggttagtatataaccgtgagttgaacaccgtcattagaactttataaccgccaaaaccgtgtcactaaaatattttttacaaacattttttatcaaaaattattttcattttttagataggatcatcagatgcgcaatatatcgggagacatggtttttaccacttaatgaagttttgtaaatcgtcagacatgatatttaccacttcattaaattttgctttgtagaaaacctttcttaaaaacgaatttcgttttgaacaaattttatcttaattttaatagatgtttcatcaaccaattgcatgtattttaataaataaaaagcaaatatagcagacaatgataaccgtgacatggaagcactgtgaactagagcgcatctcattgtaaatgaaattcagcgtaggcctatgcctcatactctagcattaaatgtttttgctgcatcctttccagaacagacaattgctttttttttttttttttgcggctcgcatcagcaaagcatagaccgcaaaacaatcagcggatggcgggcgggtgcggctttgaaatttgctaaaaaaaactttggctcggatgatgagttttgtgacagatctccttaataaacggaggtctgaaatctctgcccctttaccgatcagagcgcgcgctgaaacggagttaacccgctatctccaagatcaaccaattgactctacggcagatccactagcatggtggcgagacaatatgaaacaaaatgaaacacgctatgccccccccccccccccccccccgacggttatgttatgaaccgtcacatttgactcacgtcataactgtcatcaccaattctgaaaccggcacacccctagtcAGTGTATTGATTCATTGTCACTTCATAGTTTGCAAGAgacatttaataaatttataattaatattaaataaactaagCGTATTTAATAAACTAAGACGTAGGCTATTTAATAAACTGAGCGTATTCATCTGTCAATATGAAACGTGACTTGGCCATTCTAATTAATGATCGGAAGAACGCGTATCGACCACCATTACTGTAAAATATGCACGTATGTCCATTTAAACTCAATTTTGGTCAAATGTGGATTATATCATTACACTGGCAAGAATATGGTTACATGTAAAGATGCCGTACCAAGTATGACAACGCTACATTCAACTGCTTttgaaatacagtgtttttttcacTTCCTGAAAAGTAACCGTTTTGGACATACGTGAGTTTCATCGGGCAGCGACGATATGTTCAGTAGAGTGTATGTTTGTCTGTACCTCTCCCTGGCTGATGTCATCCATTGTCCCTGATTTGAGTGGCAGTTTGATGTCCTGCATCTTGCAGGCTTGCAATAAGTTGTGTCTGTCACTGCGTTTCTGTTCCAGTTTGGTCTCAATGGCGGTTACTTCCTTCTGCAGCTGGGTCAGCTCTCTAATGTTACATTCATATCACAGATTTTTTATAAATGTCACCAGGAaggcaagcaaaactatttttaattgatcatttatttaattcaaatttattattagtaataataataataacaaagtaaatattttaagataatattttatataaatatatatatacatacacaaacacatacacatatccAACATTGGGTTTGAGAACtctaaagaattctgaaaaataaaaatgaattgtttCTCACTTGTTGGCAGACCCTAGTTTCTTGCGGATCTCCTCCATCTCTCGGTTCTTGTCATTTACCTCTCCCTTCTTAGTGAGATGCTGGTTCTTCAGGTCCTGTAGCTGTGCCATTGTCTCATCAATGATCTTCATGTGCCTGTGTTCCTCCTGAGGTGGTGGGAGAACAACATACGGTttagtttttcatgtttaaagATTCCACTGGTCTACGCTTTGCTGGTTAAGACCTTTTACTCCTCCCCTATTCTCCCCATAACCTTTTTAAGTCTTTCAATCTCATTCTCATCCTTCTTTACAGTCTGCTCCCACATCATCACTTTCTCCTGGTCCTCCTTCAACTGGTTCTTCTCATAATCAAGCTGAATGGCCAGACGGGTCTTCTGTGTCTCAAATTCCAGCCTAGAATTGCAGTATAATACAAGCTAGATTATGACAGTCCACTTAGTAGTTAACTTTTATAGTGTCCTTAAGAGGTTGACCGTTTTTTGGCAATCTCATTTTGTCTCTTCACTTTTTCCTCTTCAAACTCTCGGATGTTTCGCACACCAATCTCCTGGCAGAATTCAACAAAGACCTCATCCTCCACCTGTGAATGACCATAATAAAGAATAATTATTAGAGCATTAAAGATCTTTGACAGCATTTGAAAAGTCTTCATTTCCTCCAGAGCTCTTACCAGGTTCATACGGTCTCTTAACTCTGTAATATCCCTCTCCCGTGATTGGATGATTCGTTTGATGTCATTGATTCGTGGCCCGAAATTTGCCAGCTCACTCTCCAACTTCGATTTCTCCTACAAAGACAGATGTATTTTGAAAAACGCATTGTAACAATCAGTGACTTCATTAGAAACCACCTGTAAATTTACCTTGTGAAAGTTTAGGGCATGATTATGATTCTCTACATTTTGATGTCATGTCTTGACCGAGGTGTTGTTTCTTAAGTGTACCTGCATGTTCAGGGAGAGGTGGCGGGTTTTGGTCTGTTCCAGATCACTCTGAGAGTATTTCAGTCTCATCTGCAGCCCGTGAGCCTGAGACTGGACCTGCCTGAGCTCTGCCTCCTTTCTCTTTGCCTTCATTTGTTCCTGAGTAGACACAAATAAGATGTAAAACTagcttgatttaaaaaataaataaataaagagtctGTCATGTGATTTTATTTCCAATTGCCACCTAGACACTGGATCAAGCACATATTAAACTCCAGACACATGAGACCacattgaaaaatattatttttttgtttaaataaaaataaaaataaaaacaattatttaaatttgtaggCTTTCAAAACATTCTCagcaaattatataattattattattttttaaattattattataaaaaataaatgctaattttatattattattatcaataaatattttacatatttacattggttttgtggtccccaagtatatttttagcaataaccaaagaaaaacattacatgagtcaaaattatatatatatatattttgttttataccaagtaaagatcatgttccatgaagatattttgtaaatttcctaacgtaaatatatcagaacttaatttttgattagtaatatgcattgctaagaattcatttggacaacttcagaggcgattttctcagtatttagatttttcgacattctcagattccagattttcaaatagttgtatcccggctaaatattgtccgatcctaataaagcATACATCAGTGGACAGCCTattaattcagctttcagatgattttaTCTAGAAATCTTATCAATTTCGGGTTTTGTGGTTAAGGGTCACATATTTAGAAAATggttttatttagaaaattattcgtattttcatatttatacaaCTTCGACAATTTTATAGAATTTGCATTTCATGCTCATGACAGCCCTAAATGATGGTAAATTCCTCAGCTTCTTTTGTATGTCACCTTTAATTCCTCTGTtagtttctctttcttttccttaAGTTTGTCCACAGCTTTCTCGTCCCAACGCCGAGCCTTTGCTTTCAGGTCACTTGCTCCTCCAGAGATCACACCTGACTTTTGGAAGAGAGTTCCATCCAAGGCCACGGTCTGTAAAGTAGCAAGACAGAATAGAAGATGAATCGTTTGCtatctttttgttttataatcAACTTATATGACATATTTAAACCTTATGACGGTATGGTCCTCCAAAGGCGATCCTGCGAGCGTCCTCCACATTCTCACACACTAAAGCATTGCCGCAGGCATACTGAAGGGCTTTCTTTATGTGTGGCGGCTCATAGCGGATCACATCGATCACTAGTTTTGCCCCCCTAAGCTCTCTCAGTTTCTCATCTGTAGGTTTTACCTTGAGGGAGAGAAGCACGTGGCTAGTGAAACACATTCTACTGCTCGAAGCGTTTCAGCCGATAGATGGAAAATTCAGAGCTCAGCTCTTGAATTGTTTATTAAAATCGGTCTGTACCTCCAAATAGTCAAGAGGCAGAAAGGTCTCTGGTTCTCCTCTTTGCTCTTTAATGTACTGGATGCAATCTCTGCCGGTTTTCTCAGAGTCCACAATAATGGCGTCCATGTTTTTTCCCAGCACTTTGGTCACAGCAATCTGGTATTTCTTCTGGGTGGGCTGGCATAAGTCGATCAGTCTGCCATACTGTTTGATAAAGGGATTTATGTGGAAATTAATGACATCGGTGAAAGCTTTTTGTGGACATCTTACAAGCTTCTGCTGCAAGCTTCAATTGAAAATGTGTCTATACACACATCAACTCACCACTGAGCCAGGGTAAAGCCTTTTAATGCTCTCCATAATTTCAGCTTTGCGCTGCTGACGGCTGTTCTCCTGCCTGTCGATGCGAGCATCTCCAAGTTGCTCCATCACCTGTGACCAGAACCATCTCAGCAGTGAAAACACAGTCTTGGTGAAATGATGAAACTAAGAGTATGAGAAAATGTGTATTTGTACTTGGTTTAACTCCATGTTTATCTCATCAATCCTTCTTTTGGCCAGCTCCACTTCTTCAGTCAGTTCTTCTTCCATACGCCTCTGTTCATCCAGAGACTGTCTGGTGAGAGACAAAAACAGAGATGGTTAAAAATCAAAGTTTGCCATGCAATGAAACTGAAAGGTGAAGAAAAAGTCAAATAAAGCAACAAGTCACAAGAAGATTTGCTTTCCACTTAGGTATGATgcaaaaaaacccaaaacaattacatgtattattatattaaatctaTTAAATCTATCAATTATATACAcattgctcaccaaggctgtatttatttgatttacagtattacaaattaaaatagctttattatttaaatatacttaaaataattaaattgtaatttattcatgtggtggcaaatctaaattttcagcagccattactccactcttcagtatcacatgatccttcagaaatcattctaatatgattatttggtgctcaggaaaactttcttattattaatttcgATCTTTCTTTTCAGGATTCCGTAATTAAcagtaagttcaaaagaacatttgaaatacaaataatatgagaaaacaaaattactcaaaaacaatcaaaaacaaaaatgtatcatgatgtatattgtatgtgttttccaTACGTGGTATAAAAACACAGATTTATATTGATGCAGGTTTATATCAACCATTTTTATAACAAGACttgatattattcattttataatgatCTTTGAAACACCTGCTGGTTGCAATATAGTCCTCCAGCTTTTCAATGCGTTTTTGGTTTTCCTCGATCTCACGAATCTTCTGCTTTATTTTGGCCTGTAATCGAAAAAGAGATATAACAAATctgcattttacaaaagcacaaaaagagTTCACAGTTATTTATGTACCTCTGTCTCAATTTTCTTCCTCTCCTCCAGATCCAGTCTATCCTGGTCAGCCTTTTGGTCCCTATTAAACTTCTCTAGCTCTTGAGCCAAGGTGGCTGCCCGCTTACTAGCCTCCTCCTTTAGCCTGTGATACTGCTTCACCTGAGATAACAGTATAAGTGTACATTGAAACACTGAAATTTATGgacatattgcatttttttttaatccagctgAAGTGCACTGTGCAGCTCGGTTCGACCGACCTGGTTCTCCTCCAGTGTCAAATCTTGGCCTTGACTCTGGGCCTCCTCTTCCATCCGTTCCTCAAACTCCTGCCTCGCCATCTCCACGGCACCCTGCTCACGGTCCAGTTCCTCTATGTCAGCCTTGCGCTTCTTGTACATCTTCTGGGCGTTCTGCAAGGATTTTCGAGCCACCTCCAGCTTCTTAATTTTATGGGCGGTGTTCTCCTTGGCCTTGATATACTGTGGCCGTTTCTGATTCAACTCAGCATCTTTCTCTCTAGACGAGGTGAGATAAGTAGTTCATTAGCAAACTGTGATCACGACGAATAGTTAGCTTATCAGAACTACAATATTTCAAGTTTTCAGTAAGGTCTAAaggtaaaataaatcaaataaaatagaaaaaaccttaaaattatttttgtttaaattaaaatttaatgatATAGCTATTTCCTTGTATagaataatatactgtatagcaCCCATCACTTACTTTATCTCTTTCTCCACATTCTGCTGATCCCTCATCATTCTTCCCAGCTCTTTCTTCTTTTCCTTGAGCTCTTCCTCTACATGATCCATCTTCTTCCTGTCCTTCTCAATCTCACGGTTGCGTTGAGACAACTCTCGGTTCAGCTTCTCGATCTCCGCCTCATTATGGTAGAGTTTAAAGAGCTGGAGCTGAACATGAGCCCTGACCACCTCATCCTTTAGCCTCTGGTACCTCTCCGCCTGAACAGAGAGCAAAAGTTCAACTGTGGAGTGGTGAGAAAATAAGATGTAGCAAGGTAGTTTACCTCTTCTTTTTCCTGTTTGGCTTCTTTGCGCTCTGCAGCGATGTTCTTCTTACGGTGATAGTTGAACTGTGTGTCTTCTTCTGCTTTCACCATCTCTTTCTTTCTGCGGTCATACTCTTGGGCCAGCTCTCCAGAGCGGGAGATCTCCTCAAACAAAGTGGTCCTCTCTTTAGGATTCTTCATGGCTATGGACTCCACTGCACCCTGCACAAAATATCTCATTCAGGTTAGCTTAGATTTTCTATAATACTGAAAAAAGTAGGAGGTCATGTGCATGTTTACCTGGAACACAAGAAAATTTCTGGCCTTAATAAGGATTCCCAATTTTTCTAGCTCCTCACTGTAGTCTGAAAGCCCGACCACCTTATTGTTGATTCGGTACTCTGAGGAGGAACCTGAAACATAAAAATAGTTATTCTCACAGCAGGATAAAAATGATTCATAGAACGAGTAAATagcaaagggggaaaaaaaaatttcttaCTCTTATGAGGTTGTAACAACTTTCGGGAATGCAACTCATTTAGTAACTTTACTTTTTAACATTTACCAATGATGACCCGCGTGAAGGTACATTCGTCTCCATTGTCCTCGCAGTACACCATGCTCACAAAGGCACGGTTAGCTGCTGGTTTTCCCACTGGCGCTCCATGGATGAGATCCTTCAGGGTTTTAACACGCAGGTTACTGGTCTTCTCCGCTAATACAAAACTGATGGCATCCATAAGGTTTGACTTCCCTAGAGAGCAGTGATTTTGAGCAAAGAGTAACTgaaatgcattatc contains:
- the smc1a gene encoding structural maintenance of chromosomes protein 1A → MGYLKLIEIENFKSYKGRQIIGPFHKFTAIIGPNGSGKSNLMDAISFVLAEKTSNLRVKTLKDLIHGAPVGKPAANRAFVSMVYCEDNGDECTFTRVIIGSSSEYRINNKVVGLSDYSEELEKLGILIKARNFLVFQGAVESIAMKNPKERTTLFEEISRSGELAQEYDRRKKEMVKAEEDTQFNYHRKKNIAAERKEAKQEKEEAERYQRLKDEVVRAHVQLQLFKLYHNEAEIEKLNRELSQRNREIEKDRKKMDHVEEELKEKKKELGRMMRDQQNVEKEIKEKDAELNQKRPQYIKAKENTAHKIKKLEVARKSLQNAQKMYKKRKADIEELDREQGAVEMARQEFEERMEEEAQSQGQDLTLEENQVKQYHRLKEEASKRAATLAQELEKFNRDQKADQDRLDLEERKKIETEAKIKQKIREIEENQKRIEKLEDYIATSRQSLDEQRRMEEELTEEVELAKRRIDEINMELNQVMEQLGDARIDRQENSRQQRKAEIMESIKRLYPGSVYGRLIDLCQPTQKKYQIAVTKVLGKNMDAIIVDSEKTGRDCIQYIKEQRGEPETFLPLDYLEVKPTDEKLRELRGAKLVIDVIRYEPPHIKKALQYACGNALVCENVEDARRIAFGGPYRHKTVALDGTLFQKSGVISGGASDLKAKARRWDEKAVDKLKEKKEKLTEELKEQMKAKRKEAELRQVQSQAHGLQMRLKYSQSDLEQTKTRHLSLNMQEKSKLESELANFGPRINDIKRIIQSRERDITELRDRMNLVEDEVFVEFCQEIGVRNIREFEEEKVKRQNEIAKKRLEFETQKTRLAIQLDYEKNQLKEDQEKVMMWEQTVKKDENEIERLKKEEHRHMKIIDETMAQLQDLKNQHLTKKGEVNDKNREMEEIRKKLGSANKELTQLQKEVTAIETKLEQKRSDRHNLLQACKMQDIKLPLKSGTMDDISQGEGSSQVEDSISSPKASSSVHAKEALIEIDYSNLNEDLKDALSEEEIKAEMNTLQQRLNEQQSILQRISAPNMKAMEKLESVRDKFQETSDEFEAARKRAKKAKQAFEQIKKERFDRFNACFESVATNIDEIYKALSRNSSAQAFLGPENPEEPYLDGINYNCVAPGKRFRPMDNLSGGEKTVAALALLFAIHSYKPAPFFVLDEIDAALDNTNIGKVANYIKDQSVQNFQAIVISLKEEFYTKADSLIGVYPEQGDCVISKVLTFDLSQYPDANPNPND